AAGCGCGCCATGACGTGACCGACGAACTGCTGGACCTCGAGGAGCGCCACTCGCTGACCAGGGTGGCCGGGATGTCGACCGAGCTCCAGGACGAGAGCGAGGTCGAGTACCGACAGCTGCGCCTGGAACGCGTGGTCCTGGTGAGCGTGTGGACCACGGGCACCCAGGCCGACGCCGACAACGCCATGCAGGAGCTGCGTGCCCTGGCCGAGACGGCCGGCTCCCAGGTGCTTGAGGGGCTGGTGCAACGTCGTTCCCGCCCCGACGCCGCCACCTACATCGGCGAGGGCAAGGTCACCGAGCTGCGCGAGGCCGTGGTGGCCACGGGCGCCGATACCGTCATCGCCGATGGCGAATTGAGCCCGGCGCAGCTGAGGAACCTGGAGGACCGGGTCGGGGTGAAGGTCGTGGATCGCACGGCCCTGATCCTCGACATCTTTGCCCAGCACGCCAAGAGCACCGAGGGCAAGACACAGGTGGAACTGGCCCAGCTGAACTACATGAAGCAACGCCTGCGCGGCTGGGGCGAGAGCTTGTCGCGGCAGGTCGGCGGACGGGCGGCCTCCGGTGTGGGAATCGGTGGCCGTGGTCCCGGTGAGACGAAGCTGGAGACGGATCGACGTCGCATCAACACGCGCATCGCCACGCTCCGCAAGAAGTTGCGGGCCATGGATGCCTCGCGTGCCCTCCAGCGCGAGGAGCGGGTACGCCACCGGATCCCCTCCGTGGCCCTGGTCGGATACACCAACGCCGGCAAGAGCTCGCTGCTGAATCGCCTCACCGGGGCCGGTGTGCTCGTGGAGGATGCCCTGTTCGCCACGCTGGATCCCACGACCCGGCGTTGCCGCACCACTGATGGACGCGTCTACACGCTGACCGACACCGTCGGGTTCGTCCGCCATCTGCCCACCGACCTGGTG
The window above is part of the Propionibacterium freudenreichii subsp. freudenreichii genome. Proteins encoded here:
- the hflX gene encoding GTPase HflX, with translation MTDEHMTAGVPEPHERDNEARHDVTDELLDLEERHSLTRVAGMSTELQDESEVEYRQLRLERVVLVSVWTTGTQADADNAMQELRALAETAGSQVLEGLVQRRSRPDAATYIGEGKVTELREAVVATGADTVIADGELSPAQLRNLEDRVGVKVVDRTALILDIFAQHAKSTEGKTQVELAQLNYMKQRLRGWGESLSRQVGGRAASGVGIGGRGPGETKLETDRRRINTRIATLRKKLRAMDASRALQREERVRHRIPSVALVGYTNAGKSSLLNRLTGAGVLVEDALFATLDPTTRRCRTTDGRVYTLTDTVGFVRHLPTDLVAAFRSTLEESVRADLLLHVVDGSDPDPEGQITAVHEVLRDIGAGERPEQIVVNKVDLASSQSLLELRHNHPDAVFVSAVTGEGLEELRTRTESRLPTPQTSVDVVVPWDRGDLVDKVHRFGEISQDEYLAEGTHLVARVYPDLAGELKPYERA